The following coding sequences lie in one Euhalothece natronophila Z-M001 genomic window:
- a CDS encoding cytochrome c biogenesis protein, protein MLSTVSQQDLPLVPHPSDKKGTWVSIDQAQQYYPSEAVTPIQQQWEALQKTYYQHPQQLNTLGSIASELHTSLQNLSPQVYPELETMAREVKFAEFGAFGKAWQLYAIALGVMLLVTMIPSFQWYWGAIGIFVAGLGVQSYGFIERMQIAGRPPVTNMYESVIWVALGIAAIGLLLELIYRPRYYLLAAAPLSVVCLLLADNLPAVLDPTISPLVPVLRDNFWLSVHVPTITLGYASFFLAFGLGHLILGQYWFNTPKVERINYLSQLNYRVLQVGVLLLTTGVILGGVWAHYAWGRFWGWDPKETWALIALLSYLVPLHGRLAGWLKNFGMAVVSVICFNTVLMAWYGVNFILGTGLHSYGFSTGGSELIIGSLVLLDLVFVLATYIRVSLRRRLQANVTTSFVNLDEELKAVE, encoded by the coding sequence ATGTTAAGCACAGTTAGTCAGCAAGACTTACCTCTTGTTCCCCATCCTAGTGATAAAAAAGGAACTTGGGTCAGTATTGATCAAGCCCAACAGTATTATCCCAGCGAAGCAGTTACCCCCATTCAACAGCAATGGGAAGCACTGCAAAAAACTTACTATCAGCATCCTCAACAACTGAATACATTAGGATCAATCGCGAGTGAGTTACACACATCGTTACAGAATTTAAGCCCCCAAGTTTATCCTGAGTTAGAAACGATGGCAAGAGAAGTTAAATTTGCTGAATTTGGGGCATTTGGTAAGGCGTGGCAACTTTACGCGATCGCGCTAGGAGTGATGTTACTGGTAACGATGATTCCCTCGTTTCAATGGTATTGGGGGGCAATCGGAATTTTTGTTGCTGGTTTAGGTGTTCAAAGCTATGGCTTTATCGAACGGATGCAAATTGCAGGGCGACCTCCCGTTACCAATATGTATGAATCTGTGATCTGGGTAGCCTTAGGAATTGCCGCGATCGGGCTTCTGTTGGAATTAATTTACCGTCCCCGTTACTATCTACTAGCAGCCGCCCCCTTATCCGTCGTTTGTTTACTGCTAGCAGATAATTTACCTGCGGTACTTGATCCCACAATTTCTCCCCTTGTTCCCGTCTTAAGAGATAACTTCTGGCTTAGTGTTCATGTTCCCACCATTACCCTCGGTTATGCCAGCTTTTTCCTTGCCTTTGGATTAGGACATCTCATTCTCGGACAATATTGGTTTAATACGCCCAAAGTAGAACGGATTAATTACCTTTCCCAATTAAACTACCGCGTTTTACAAGTAGGGGTTTTACTCCTCACCACAGGGGTAATTCTTGGAGGCGTTTGGGCGCATTATGCGTGGGGACGTTTTTGGGGTTGGGATCCTAAAGAAACATGGGCGTTAATTGCCCTCTTATCCTATCTCGTTCCCCTCCATGGTCGCCTAGCAGGATGGCTGAAAAACTTTGGCATGGCAGTCGTCAGTGTCATTTGCTTTAATACCGTTTTAATGGCGTGGTATGGCGTTAACTTTATCCTTGGAACAGGCTTACACAGCTATGGTTTTTCCACTGGCGGATCAGAATTAATTATCGGTAGTCTGGTATTGCTAGATTTAGTGTTTGTTCTGGCAACCTATATCCGAGTTTCACTTCGTCGTCGCTTACAAGCAAATGTAACCACTTCTTTTGTAAACTTAGATGAAGAACTGAAGGCTGTTGAATAA
- a CDS encoding type II toxin-antitoxin system HicB family antitoxin, whose protein sequence is MRLKVVIHEAEEGGFWAEVPAIPGCGTQGDNFEELLQNLYEAVEGCLSVDIESLEMDDKSRVMEIAI, encoded by the coding sequence ATGAGATTAAAAGTCGTGATTCATGAAGCGGAAGAAGGAGGATTTTGGGCAGAAGTTCCTGCCATTCCTGGCTGTGGAACACAGGGGGATAATTTTGAGGAGTTATTACAAAATCTCTATGAAGCGGTAGAAGGTTGCTTATCGGTTGATATTGAATCCCTTGAAATGGATGACAAAAGCCGAGTTATGGAAATTGCCATATGA